AAATCGGCATGCCATCAGTAACCGAGCGATGGGTTGGAGGTGTGTTGACTAACTACCCTGAGATAAAAAAGCGTGTTATTAAGCTCGAAGATCTTCGAGCTAAAAAAGAGAAGAATGAGCTCGATATGTATACCAAGAAAGAGCGACTGCTCATCGACGAGGAAATGGCTCGTATGTCAAAGAATTTCTCAGGTATCGTTAACATGAAGCGCTCACCAGATGCGCTCTTTGTCGTCGATCCCAAGAAAGAGTACATCGCAATCGCTGAAGCTCGCCAAAATGATATTCCAATCATTGCACTCATGAGTACCGACTGCAATATGAAAGAAGTCACCTATCCGATACTTGCAAATGATGGTTCAGTCGGGAGTATTGCGTATTTCATCGATGCGCTTGTAGCAGCATACAAAGAAGCGTAAGCATTTTTACTTTTGCCAATAATTGTTTACAATTAAAATATTCTTTTCAAGAAAATAAAATCTATGACTATATCAATGGAACAAATTAAAGAGCTTCGAGATCAGACAGGAGTCTCTGTCATGCAGTGCAAAAAAGCTATGGAAGAAGCCGAGGGCGACATGGAAAAAGCACTCATGATACTCAAGAAGAAATCAAGCGATATTGCTGCCAAGAAAGCTGACCGAGCTGCAACTGATGGCACGATCGTCATAAAGAAAGCTACTAACAAAGCAGCGCTTGTTATGCTTAATTGCGAAACTGATTTCGTAGCTAAAAATAGTGATTTCCAGGATCTAGCGAATACACTCGTCGATATCGCTCTCGTTGATGGAGCTGATGCCCTACAAAGCAAAGCAGCTGATAGTATCAGTCCAGTCGTTCAGAAAGTAGGAGAAAATATCCAACTCGGCGATGTGTATGTATTTGAAGGAGATACTATTGGTACCTATGTCCACAACGGTAAGTCAGGCGTCATGGTCGCGCTTTCAGGGGGCAATGAAGAGCTTGCTAAAAACATTGCTATGCACATCGCAGCAATGAAGCCAGAATTCTTGAACAAAGAAGCTATCCCGACTGAGAAGATCGACATGATGCGAGAGATCTTCGCAAAAGAAGTAGCAGAATCTGACAAGTCCGAAGATATCAAAGCTAAAATGCTTCAAGGCAAAATCGATACATACTTCAAAGAGCAGACACTCCTCGATCAGCCATTTATTAAAAGCCCGGAAAAAACTATTGCAGCTCTCGCCAAAGATGCAGGCGCAACTGTTACTAAATATGTCTATTCACATATAGGCTAGTATGATCACTCTTATTATTATTTTCTCTGTCACCTTACTTACACTTGTGCTTTTGATCTGCTTAAAAGCTGGCCAGATTCGCGCCAACCAAATTGCAACCGGCAAAACAAATGAATACGGCGACAAAGATTCTTGGGTCAAGAGCTATGTCTTTTCTTTCAGGATGAAAATACTATTGGCAAGCAAGCGTTTGGCCTACCAACTGTTGATCAAAGCGATCCAATACTGGATACGAAGCAACCGAGCGGTCTACAAACTCGTCAAGCGACGTTTCCCGCAACTTGGTTACCTCTTGGGCGAACGACCTGTTATCCGACCAACAGCAAGCACAGAGCCAGCATCACCATTTATTGCCCATATTAAAGAGCATCAGGAATTAATAAGGAAAAATGGTGAGCAGATGATTATTGAAACAGATATTGGTGTGATCCAAGCCAATATCTCAATCAATGAGAAGAAACCTC
The Candidatus Nomurabacteria bacterium genome window above contains:
- the rpsB gene encoding 30S ribosomal protein S2, whose translation is MSESNSTAIDAMFAVGAHYGYSKTRRHPGNAKYIFGTKSKVDIIDLEKTEAMLEAAKAFVASMKLGGKQILFVGTKPEAKGKVKSAAEEIGMPSVTERWVGGVLTNYPEIKKRVIKLEDLRAKKEKNELDMYTKKERLLIDEEMARMSKNFSGIVNMKRSPDALFVVDPKKEYIAIAEARQNDIPIIALMSTDCNMKEVTYPILANDGSVGSIAYFIDALVAAYKEA
- the tsf gene encoding translation elongation factor Ts, whose translation is MTISMEQIKELRDQTGVSVMQCKKAMEEAEGDMEKALMILKKKSSDIAAKKADRAATDGTIVIKKATNKAALVMLNCETDFVAKNSDFQDLANTLVDIALVDGADALQSKAADSISPVVQKVGENIQLGDVYVFEGDTIGTYVHNGKSGVMVALSGGNEELAKNIAMHIAAMKPEFLNKEAIPTEKIDMMREIFAKEVAESDKSEDIKAKMLQGKIDTYFKEQTLLDQPFIKSPEKTIAALAKDAGATVTKYVYSHIG